In the genome of Micromonospora sp. Llam0, the window GATCGCCCCGGTCACGGCGTTGGCGAGGGTGATGAGCTCCCGGCACAGCAGCTGGGAGAAGTGCGCGGCGACGAACCCGACGACCAGCCGGGGCGTGAGGTCCTTGACCGTGTACCGGGACCGTTCGTCGCCGCCGGAGACCATCATCATCACGCCGGCGGCGACGAACACCAGGACGAACGCGGTGTCGACGATCCAGATCGACCGGCCGGTCAGCGCCTGTACCTGGGGCAGCGCCGTGACCTGCGGGGTGGTGAGCAGGACATCGGTGATCAGACCGAAGATCACGGCCAGGCAGGCCAGGACCGCTTCGATCAGCCAGTCGATGACCTGGTCGAGGACCGGACCCATCAGAAACATCGGTCAGCCCCCGACAACGCCCTGCAGCAGCTGCAGCAGGATCGGGGCCAGCACCGCCAGGCCGTAGCCGATCAACGCGTTACGCAACGCGCCCTTGGCCTTCTCGACCTGGCCGGGATCCCCGCCGGCGGTGGCCCAGTACACCCCGGCGAGGACCAGGAACAGGGTCGCGAGTCCGGCCAGCAGACCCATGATCAGATTCTGGAGTTTGGTGATGACGACCGGCAGGCTGTTCGCCGCCAGGTAGGCGCCCTCGCCGGGATCCGCCTGTGCGGCGGCCGGAACGGCGAGGACAAGGACGACGACGCCGACCGCCGCGCACACGCGGCCGACTCGACCGACCGGGGACAGGTGGACAGACTTGTTGATGCGGATGCGGAGCATGGGGGGTCACCTCCCGCCCGCCGTCGATCACCGAGTGGGTGCCGGGCGGGGCGATTGCCAGAGACGGTCGAGGGACCGCCGCCGAGCGCGAGGTCGGCATGCCGCACCACTCCGGGAGGAGCTCGTCCTCCCTTTTCTGGGTGGTTGCGGTAATCGATGAGGTGTCAGCGCATGCGATGGCGCGGCACCCGGGGCGACACGGCAGGCGTCACCCCGCTGCTCGACGGCGGACGGGACCGGACCAGCGCTGCGTGGCTGCTCTCGCTTGTCCCGCACCCACCAATCGGCGTTTGTCAGACGTGGCGAACACTTGCCGATCTGACAGCGGTCTGACAGGGCGGGGCCGGGCACCTGACACGGCAGGCAGGCCATCGGCTGGCGCAGGCCAGGGCCTCTCCGGGCTTGCGAAGTCCGCCTTGGACGACCAGAACGGTTGTGGGCGCATCGGCGCCGGGCCCACAACCGTCAGGTGGAGCATGGGTCTTCGGTCTAGCGGCTACCGCAACCCCGCGGGTACCGGCTGGGCCGCGTGCGCCGGCCCGGCCGGCGCGGATGCTGGTCCGACGTTTCGCCTGCGCTGTGGTCGCCGCGACGGCGTCGGTCGACGCGACCTCGGTGAGTCCGCCCTCGGCGACGGCCTGTGCGAGCCGTTCGTCGGCGCGTGCCAGCCGCATCCGCAGCGCGTCCACGGTGATGCCGAGCCGGGCGGCGATCGGCTCCGGTGCCCGCCGGCCCAGCCGAACCTCGATCCACGGCTGCACGTCCGCCTCGTCGATGATCCGCAGGGTGCCGGCGCGCCGGACCAGCAGATCTGGGTGGCCGTACGGCATCTTCGGCGTGCGGGACCCAGCCGCTACGTGCTCGATGTCCTCCACTGGCATTGCCTGGTCGTCGGTCAGCCGTAGCCGCCGCCCGGCCCGCCACGCGGCCATGGTCAGCGACGCGTACAACGCTGGCCGGGTGAGGTCGAGGTGGTCGCGCAGCGCCTCCAGGAACCCGGTCAGCACCTCGCTGTCGATGTCGGCCGGGTCGCCCCGGTAGCCGGCGGACAGCTGCCCGGCGATCCGGACGAGCGCGGGCATCGCCATCCCGACTGCGGCGATCGTCCACTCCGCGCCCCGCAGCCGGGCGCGGAGAACCAGTTCCCGCCACACAGCGTCACGGCCGCCGTAGTCGCCCGGATGCTTGAG includes:
- a CDS encoding pilin, with translation MLRIRINKSVHLSPVGRVGRVCAAVGVVVLVLAVPAAAQADPGEGAYLAANSLPVVITKLQNLIMGLLAGLATLFLVLAGVYWATAGGDPGQVEKAKGALRNALIGYGLAVLAPILLQLLQGVVGG